Proteins encoded within one genomic window of Pseudomonadota bacterium:
- a CDS encoding CHASE domain-containing protein encodes MITAIAALYMKSSVERIAERDFTFQCNEIQNKITERLDDHARILQSGAALFKVSEMVTREKWHIFTQHQKFEKQLPGIQGIGFSLLVPREDLTRHVQEIRREGFPEYKLKPDGNREVYSSIIYLEPFSGRNLRAFGYDMFSEPVRRSAMERARDTDMAALSGKVTLVQEAGAEVQAGTLMYFPVYRKGMPIETVEQRRAAIYGWIYSPYRMNDLMQGILGARNPEKEKQLYLQVFDGAQPSPQSLLYESHPAGAKKLRPEERFTRQIPVDFNGQHWTLRFTQTGGGLFAAAYISVWLTILGGMLITLLLSALIRTLLNTRAEAQRIAENLTEELRESEEKYRVIFNNEIYAICIFDLETLALLDVNDAFSRLYGYGREELISGMTIHDITAEHKVSDAATRQAVREGTIFIPLRYHRKKDGTVFPVEIVGGPYSWMGRKVMFALAHDITERKRMEDALLNSKQQYDNLVSNVPVGVYIMRSTPIGAFAFEYVSPRVAEIFNVSAENFLADPQAGFQPIHPDDLDALVKLNQERFRQPQPFNWEGRAIVNGAVKWLSIASSPELLENGDVLWHGVIADITEDKRTEEALRENEARAKAMFQAIPDLMFRMDSQGVFLDYKADISDLYAQSEPTLVGKRNRDITPPEFADLIDRKIRATLETGRLQSFEYQLPILDRGMRYYEARMVASGAAEVTAIVRDITEHKRTEEELLRTQKLESLGILAGGIAHDFNNLMTVVLGNVQLAMMGLPSNHTSYPLLQAVLQSAEQTRDLTSRLITFSKGGFPIKQISDVSGVLQEVVRKMVRKTGVRAAFDIEKDLWSAKVDENQIRQVFYNLTMNAVEAMPEGGTLTIQAQNTKVHSSDGLPLKEGSHLRITFADNGTGIAEENLVLIFDPYFTTKGMGNQKGMGLGLSVCYSVLKKHDGHIAVTSRPGEGTAFTLYLPALAEKAHAAKIERVAPPSSSPNRVLLMEDEIHVRALERAFLERLGYEVTETGDGREAIDCYKEALLLNNPFDLVILDLTVRQGLGGQLTMERLLKEDPSVKAIIASGYVDEPVIEHYKDYGFRGALKKPFSFEEFGEMVKKVIGTEP; translated from the coding sequence ATGATTACCGCCATTGCAGCCTTGTACATGAAATCGAGCGTGGAAAGGATTGCGGAGCGTGATTTCACCTTTCAGTGCAACGAGATTCAAAATAAAATTACAGAAAGACTTGATGACCATGCTCGTATCCTGCAGAGCGGTGCGGCGTTATTTAAGGTATCAGAAATGGTCACGCGCGAAAAATGGCATATTTTTACCCAACACCAGAAGTTTGAGAAACAACTTCCCGGTATTCAGGGCATTGGTTTCTCGCTTCTGGTTCCGCGTGAAGATCTCACCCGACACGTTCAGGAAATACGCCGTGAAGGTTTCCCGGAGTACAAGCTGAAGCCGGATGGTAATCGTGAAGTTTATTCCTCCATCATCTATCTGGAGCCATTTTCCGGTCGCAACCTGCGGGCCTTTGGCTATGACATGTTCTCGGAACCGGTGCGCCGGTCAGCAATGGAACGGGCGCGGGATACGGATATGGCTGCGCTCTCCGGCAAAGTTACTTTGGTTCAGGAAGCCGGCGCCGAAGTTCAGGCAGGCACCCTGATGTATTTTCCGGTCTACCGCAAAGGCATGCCCATCGAAACGGTAGAACAGCGGCGTGCGGCAATCTATGGATGGATCTACAGTCCCTACCGGATGAATGACCTGATGCAGGGAATACTTGGTGCCCGCAATCCGGAGAAAGAAAAACAGCTTTATCTTCAGGTCTTCGATGGTGCGCAGCCTTCTCCTCAAAGTCTGCTCTATGAAAGTCATCCTGCGGGGGCCAAGAAGCTCCGGCCCGAAGAGCGCTTTACCCGACAGATTCCAGTTGATTTCAATGGTCAACACTGGACACTGCGCTTTACACAAACCGGCGGCGGACTCTTCGCGGCAGCTTACATAAGCGTATGGCTCACCATTCTCGGCGGTATGCTCATCACGTTGCTGCTGTCCGCCCTGATCCGTACTCTGCTGAACACCCGTGCCGAAGCGCAGCGTATAGCGGAGAACTTGACTGAGGAGTTGAGGGAGAGTGAGGAAAAATACCGCGTCATTTTCAACAACGAGATATACGCAATCTGTATCTTTGATCTTGAAACGCTCGCACTGCTCGACGTAAATGATGCCTTCTCTCGTTTATACGGTTATGGCCGGGAAGAACTCATTTCCGGGATGACAATCCACGATATTACGGCGGAGCATAAAGTATCCGATGCAGCGACCAGACAGGCCGTCCGTGAGGGTACAATCTTTATTCCTCTGAGGTATCATCGGAAGAAAGATGGCACAGTATTCCCGGTCGAAATTGTTGGCGGCCCTTATTCGTGGATGGGGCGCAAGGTAATGTTTGCCCTTGCACATGATATTACCGAGCGCAAACGAATGGAAGATGCGCTGCTGAATAGCAAACAGCAATACGACAACTTGGTCTCCAACGTCCCTGTGGGTGTTTACATTATGCGCAGTACACCGATTGGGGCCTTCGCATTCGAATACGTTAGCCCTCGGGTGGCGGAAATATTTAATGTGAGCGCTGAAAACTTTCTGGCAGACCCACAAGCCGGATTCCAACCGATACATCCGGATGATCTGGACGCTCTTGTGAAATTAAATCAGGAGCGATTTCGACAACCGCAGCCATTCAATTGGGAAGGACGGGCTATAGTCAATGGAGCGGTTAAGTGGCTCAGCATCGCATCTTCTCCCGAACTGCTGGAAAATGGAGACGTATTGTGGCATGGGGTCATCGCTGACATCACCGAGGACAAGCGGACGGAAGAGGCTTTGCGGGAGAACGAAGCCCGGGCTAAGGCGATGTTTCAGGCCATTCCCGATTTGATGTTCCGTATGGATAGTCAGGGCGTTTTTCTGGACTACAAGGCAGACATCAGCGATCTTTATGCCCAATCCGAGCCAACCCTTGTCGGCAAACGCAACCGAGATATTACCCCGCCCGAATTTGCCGATTTAATTGACCGGAAAATCCGCGCTACATTAGAGACCGGTAGACTGCAAAGCTTTGAATATCAGCTGCCCATTCTGGACCGGGGCATGCGGTACTATGAGGCACGCATGGTTGCCAGTGGTGCAGCCGAAGTGACTGCAATCGTGCGCGACATTACTGAGCACAAACGGACCGAAGAAGAGCTGCTCCGTACTCAAAAGCTGGAATCACTCGGCATCCTCGCTGGCGGCATTGCCCATGACTTCAACAATCTTATGACGGTTGTCCTGGGGAATGTTCAACTGGCGATGATGGGACTACCGTCGAATCATACATCATACCCTCTCCTTCAGGCTGTTTTGCAATCTGCCGAACAGACCAGGGATCTTACCAGCCGTCTCATCACCTTCTCAAAAGGAGGCTTTCCCATTAAGCAGATAAGTGATGTTTCGGGAGTCCTTCAGGAAGTAGTACGGAAGATGGTCAGAAAAACTGGTGTCCGAGCCGCCTTCGACATTGAAAAAGACCTCTGGTCTGCTAAAGTGGATGAAAACCAGATAAGGCAGGTCTTTTATAACCTTACCATGAATGCCGTTGAAGCCATGCCCGAAGGAGGAACCCTCACGATACAGGCACAAAATACAAAAGTACACTCTTCAGACGGTCTCCCGTTAAAGGAAGGATCCCACCTCAGAATAACCTTTGCCGATAACGGTACGGGGATTGCCGAAGAAAACCTTGTCCTTATCTTTGATCCCTATTTTACAACAAAAGGTATGGGTAATCAGAAGGGGATGGGATTGGGCCTGTCAGTCTGTTATTCAGTGCTCAAGAAACACGATGGTCATATTGCTGTCACGTCTCGGCCGGGGGAAGGAACCGCGTTCACCCTCTACCTCCCTGCACTGGCTGAAAAGGCTCATGCGGCGAAGATAGAACGAGTGGCACCACCTTCTTCTTCCCCGAACCGGGTGCTTCTCATGGAAGATGAGATACATGTCCGTGCATTGGAACGGGCCTTCCTGGAACGGCTGGGATATGAGGTGACGGAAACCGGAGATGGCCGGGAAGCCATTGACTGTTACAAAGAGGCCCTTCTCTTGAACAATCCTTTTGACCTGGTGATTCTGGACCTTACGGTTCGTCAGGGTCTGGGCGGGCAGCTGACCATGGAGAGGCTGCTTAAGGAAGATCCATCCGTCAAGGCCATCATTGCCTCGGGCTACGTGGATGAACCGGTGATAGAACACTACAAAGACTACGGCTTCCGGGGGGCTCTGAAGAAACCTTTTAGTTTTGAAGAATTTGGTGAAATGGTAAAGAAGGTTATAGGTACAGAGCCATAG
- a CDS encoding class I SAM-dependent DNA methyltransferase has product MTKKELETYLWDAANILRGMIDAADFKQYIFPLLFFKRISDVWDEEYQIALKESENDLDYAEFRENHRFQIPKGCRWEDVRKKTVDVGAALQNALNGIEKANFEMLHDVFGDAQWTNKRRMSDEKMLDLIEHFSRMDLTVSNVPHDIMGEGYEYLIKKFADDSGHTAAEFYTNRTVVKLMTEITDPQPGESIDDPTCGSGGILLSSVLHVKEQGKEYRTLKLYGQELNLMTSAIARINMFMHNVDEFLIVQGDTLDNPQILENDELKQFDVIMANPPYSVKRWNQQKWMNDPFGRNIWGTPPQGCADYAFQQHIMKSLNPVTGRSVVLWPHGVLFRDAESGIRKKMIEEDYVDAVIGLGKNLFYNSSMESCLLVCRMKKPPERRGKIIFIDAKEELRIERTNAWLEPQHIKKIAGAYWKFEDAEGFAKVVSNKDVLENNGNLSVQLYVKKAEIANEHDTKDLIAKVKKGQMQINASLDELFLKLKDIGIEV; this is encoded by the coding sequence ATGACAAAAAAGGAACTTGAAACCTACCTGTGGGATGCAGCCAATATTCTTCGTGGAATGATTGATGCTGCTGACTTTAAACAATATATTTTCCCTCTGCTGTTTTTTAAGCGTATTAGCGATGTATGGGATGAGGAATATCAAATAGCTCTGAAAGAAAGCGAAAATGACCTCGACTATGCCGAGTTCCGTGAAAACCACCGGTTTCAGATACCAAAGGGTTGCCGTTGGGAAGATGTACGCAAGAAAACCGTTGATGTTGGCGCTGCTTTACAAAACGCATTGAACGGAATTGAAAAAGCCAATTTTGAAATGCTCCATGATGTTTTCGGTGATGCACAGTGGACGAATAAGCGCCGGATGAGCGATGAAAAGATGCTCGACCTTATTGAACATTTCAGCCGGATGGATTTAACTGTCAGCAATGTCCCTCACGACATCATGGGCGAAGGCTACGAATATCTTATAAAGAAATTTGCAGATGACAGCGGCCACACCGCAGCCGAGTTTTACACGAATCGTACCGTTGTAAAACTCATGACAGAGATTACCGACCCACAGCCTGGTGAGAGCATTGATGACCCTACGTGCGGAAGCGGGGGTATTTTGCTCTCAAGTGTTCTGCATGTAAAAGAACAGGGAAAAGAATACCGGACATTAAAACTGTACGGACAGGAACTGAACCTGATGACCTCTGCAATTGCTCGTATCAATATGTTTATGCACAATGTTGATGAATTTTTAATTGTGCAGGGTGATACCCTTGATAACCCGCAGATACTTGAAAATGATGAGCTGAAGCAGTTTGACGTAATCATGGCAAATCCGCCATACAGTGTTAAACGCTGGAATCAGCAAAAGTGGATGAACGACCCTTTTGGCCGCAATATCTGGGGAACACCACCGCAAGGCTGTGCTGATTATGCTTTTCAGCAGCATATAATGAAAAGCCTTAATCCCGTTACCGGCAGAAGCGTGGTTCTCTGGCCGCATGGCGTTTTGTTTAGAGATGCCGAAAGTGGTATACGCAAGAAAATGATTGAGGAAGATTATGTTGATGCGGTGATTGGCTTGGGGAAAAACCTGTTTTACAACAGCAGTATGGAAAGTTGCTTGCTGGTATGCAGAATGAAAAAGCCTCCCGAGAGAAGAGGTAAAATAATTTTCATTGATGCCAAAGAGGAATTGCGGATTGAAAGAACCAATGCCTGGCTGGAACCTCAACACATTAAAAAGATTGCCGGTGCCTACTGGAAATTTGAAGATGCCGAAGGCTTTGCAAAAGTGGTGAGCAATAAGGACGTGCTGGAAAACAACGGCAATTTAAGCGTTCAATTGTATGTGAAGAAGGCGGAAATTGCGAACGAGCACGATACCAAAGATTTGATTGCGAAAGTCAAGAAAGGGCAAATGCAAATCAATGCTTCACTGGATGAGCTTTTCCTGAAACTGAAAGATATCGGGATAGAAGTATGA